In Mustela erminea isolate mMusErm1 chromosome 7, mMusErm1.Pri, whole genome shotgun sequence, the genomic stretch GCAACCCTTCCAGGCTGTCCCACTTGCCGTCTGAAGCTGAGAGCATCCACGCGTGTTCTAGAGGGTCCAGCGTCACCGAACCCCCGCCGCTGCTCTCCTCCTCTGCCGAGGACGAAGCGACCGATGCACTGTCTGAATCGCCCCCGCCTTTGACGCGTACTCCCCCAGAGGAGCTCCCCGGGCTGCTCCCTCCTGGACAAACGCTCCTCTTCAGCTGCGGGGAGCTGCCCATCACAAGGTCCCGGAGGTTCTGGCGGGTAGACCTTGGGGTGGCCATCCCCCCGGGGGAGCTGCCCGAGTCCATTTCCCCGCAGCCGTGGGGCGGGGGCGCTAGGTCCTCGCTGGGCCCGGGGACCGGTCGCCGGGGGGGAGTCTGCACGTCTCGCCGCGAGTTTTTCCTCCGGGCCCAGCCATTGAAGGGCGGCCCATTCCGGCTCTCTCCGGCCGGGCTTGGCTGCCCAAGCGCTGCGGCCGGGGGCTCTCCATCGCTCGGCTCGCAACCCGGACTCGGGGACGCCGCCTCTGGGCACAGGCCGCTCTCCCGGGTCTCGACCAGGCCGTCGGACGCCCCCAGGGAGCAGCTGCTGGATTCGGGTTCTGCAGTCACCGAGATGCTCGGCAGGTCCCGGGGGGACACGGCTTCGGACGACGTGGACCTCTCCAAGAACCTCTTTTTAAGGTGCACATACTTAGAGCCGTCGGCAGGGTCGGTGCGCACCGTGGCTACGGCATTGACCAGCTCCTTGAAAAGGGCGCGGGCGCGGGTACGTTGCTCGGGCTCACCGCCCAGGGCACCCCTGAAGTGCTGCACCAACTCGGCATGCGGGGCCCGACCCCCGCGCTCCGAGAGGAAGCGCAGCACGGCTTCGGGGCTGAGCTCCGCCGACCTTTCCATTCTTGGCCGCGCTGCTCGTCCGGCGGCGGGCAGCTTAACCCGGCCCCATTTCGGCCGGCTTCAAAACGCTGGCTTCTGACCGACGTAGAATCGAACCGTACAGCTACTCGGTATTCGCGCCTGGGCGTCCCTGGCGGGAGACGCCACCAACGCCTTACTGGGGCCGCGCCCCGGGAGAACAcgcccccgccggccccgccccgctgGCTTCACTCCGCCCCGGAGCCCGCCCACTTCCGGTCCCCGCGGTGGCCGCTAGTTCGGCTCCGGCCAGCCGCCGGCGGGcacgccccctccccgcctcatGGCCCTCCCACTTCCGGCCTCCGCGCGGGCCTGCAATCACTGCACGTACCCGCGGCTCTCCGCCGGCGGAGGAGATTTGTTTCCTCGCATCTTCTTCCGAACCTCCTCCAGTCACCCTCCCCCTGCATGGATTTATCGTTCTCTGAGACGTCGAAGGGCACTCTTCTGAGAAACTCGCTTCGCGCGCACGCGCGCAACGATTTTGTGTGGCTAATGGCGCGCGCCCTGCCTCGTGGGGCCTCCGCCCTCCCGCTCCGCGCCCTCGCGTCACTGAGGCCACTTGGCTTGGCTCCTCCCCTTTTCCTGGACTCCCCCCCCCAATAataccgccccctcccccagcggaGGCTGGTCCCGCCCGTTATACCCGCCTCCGGCCGGTTCCCCGCGCGTTCCACCCTTCCCGGCCCCACTTTGCTCGGTTCGTGGTCTGGACGCTCTGATCAGGGGCTGGAACTGAGACCCCCCGCTTCGCTGGGACCGCCCCCCCGCCTTCGTTCAGCTCTCGCTCGGGACCATGACCTCTGAGGTGGCGCGGCACCTGGTGAGTCTCGGTCGACCCCTCACGCCCCCTCTGCTGCCCAGCACTGCCTGCTCCCCCAGGGCCCGACTCCCAGGACCCCCGCCCGGCGTTTCCCGAGGTCACAGCGTAATTTCCTCAGCGCGGGGCTCGGAGCTCGCAGCCCAGTCACGGCCGCGGCCAGTCCAGGCGGGGATTGTGAGCCCCGCCCCTCCTCAGCCGCTACTGCCCACTCGCCGGGTCCTCCCCGGGCGCCCGCGGCCGGCTGGTCCGACgcgggtggggaggaggggttctCTTTCTCCTGCGGCAAGGCGGGAGACGCCGGGCGGGGCAGTCCCTCTCCCCCAGAAGCGGGGCCCGGGACGGACCCCAACGTAGCTCGCGGAGAGCGCGGTGCTGGAGTGGCTGGAAGTTTTGCAACTGCTTCCCTGTCTTGCCCAAAGTTAAATCTGAAACAGTGATTGCGGGTCCATCATTTTCATAACGGTTTTGGACGTGCGGAGCGGATCAATCCAACAGTAGTGTAGTAGTTTACGGTTGTACACTCTTCCCTGACCATACTCAACTGGAGCCCAGCTTTCTTGGACTTTGAAGAAGCTCCCTCGGACTTTGAAGAAGCTCCCTCTTTTTACCAACTGTGCGCTTGTCCTAGTTGTCCTCCATTAggatttgagctttttttttttttttggcagcctGGAACATAAAAGAATGTATGTTTTGTTCAATGATTTGTtcaatgttttatacttttaaaatcacttaaataaTTACCTCATTTGATAgtaagccagtggttctcaaagtgtggtcacAGTTATTTTCATAACCATACCAAGGAGTTACTTGCCCTTTTCATCCTCTTTCTAAGTATACATTGAGTTTTCAAGAGACTATGTGAGGTGGGATGACCTCACCTTTCTGAGGCCTAATGTGTGtacttgtcttttaaaaaagttcttttaattACCTAATACTGTAAATATTAATGGTTGTAATCCAGGTAAGTGAAAGCTCTTTGGGGGCCTGAGACCAGGACGTTTGGGAACTACGGTAGCCTTAGAGGTAAGGTGATGTGTGGAAGTTTTACAGCCAGCTTCTTTGATAGAGCCTGGATAAGGATTTTTCTCCCTGATACAGCCCAAGATCTCTTTGCACTTTTATTACGTGTTCAGAgaactttgtttttctgtctgaaCTGTGTTACCGTTCCTTGGTGTGGGTATGTAGAtgaggaaaatgtgctttataaaCTGATTCAGAATAATCTTCAGAATTAAACTTGATCTAAAGAGAGCACTTTATTTAATTGGTATTGTATTTCTTGTGAGTTGGTGTACTTATTTTGCAATAATGCtacctttattttctaattaaaccttttattttgaggtaattgaGGATTCAGATGTAATCGTGCAGTTGGTAAATAATAGAAATCCCCTGTACTGTTACCCAGTTTTCTTCAGTAATAATATCTTGCAAAACTATAGTACAAGACCACAAACAGGGCATTGCCATTGATACTGAGAATATAGAGAACTTGCCATCACCACTGGATCCCTCAGGTTGTCCATTTATACCACATCCACTTCATTTCTATACCACTTCCACCTtaacccctgacaaccactaatctgttttttgtttctataattttctcattttaagactGCTATATAACAGAATCACAGGGTACCTAACCTTTTTGGATTGGATTTTTTTCATAGAGCAAAATTCTCTGGAGATTTCATCCAGGTGGTTGCACGTCATTAGTTTGTGccttttaattgctgagtagtattcaaTGGTATGGATGTATCACACTTTATGTGAGGAACACTTAGTTGTTTCCATTGTtgggctactatgaataatgttgctataaacattgcagtACAGTAACATGTCATGTAACATAAGTCTTCATTTCtgtgggataaatgcccaggagtatAGTTGCTGGTTCACATGGCAGTTGCatgtttattagtttttgttttgttttgtttttgttttttaagattttatttgttagagagagagagcagggagagcagcagacagagggagaagcaggctccccactgagcaaggagcctgatgccagactccatcccaggccctgggatcatgacctgagcggaaggcagacacttaaactgcctgagccacccactgTCCTGCATACTTCGTTTTTATGAGAAACTGTTAAAACTGCtttccatggggtgcctgggtggctcagtgggttaaagcctctgccttcggctcaggtcatgatcccagggtcttggggtagagccccacatcgggctctctgcttggcagggagcctgcttcctcttctctgcctgtctctctgcctacttgtgatctttgtctgtcaaataaataaataaataaataaataaaaatcttaaaaaaaaaaaaaaaacccgcttTCCAGAGtttctgtaccattttacattcccaccaggagtGTATGTGGGGTCAGTCTCCCTGCATCCCCATCAGCATTTAgtgttcctattttttatttagacATTTTGGTCGATATGTAtagatatgtattatatattatgcaGGTATctggttttaatttaatttgcatttgcatGATGGTTAATgattagcatcttttcatgggcttatttaTCTGCAtgtcctcttcagtgaaatgtctcgtttcttttttttccttttttttttttaatgacgttcagttagccaacatattaGTTTTagttcattagtttttgatgtagtgttcaacaattcattagttgcctgTAACACCTACTGCTCTTCACAGCAcatgtctcttcatttctttagcCCATTTgctaactggattttttttcactgttaattttagaggtttttttttttttttcttttgttagatATATGTCTGGTTGCCTGTCCTTTCTTGACATGTAGTTTGCAAATCTTTTCTCTCAGcctattgctttttttcttgtcctCTTAAAAGACTCCTTTacagagcaaacatttttaattttgatgaaatccattttaacaatttttcctacaatggattattattttgGTGTGAAGTTATAGAACTTTTTGCCTAATCCTAGATCCCAgatgttttctcatctttttcttaaaagttttaaagtttattattttatatttaagcccatgacccatttttttttaagattttatttatttatttgacagagatcacaagtaggcagagaggcaggcagagagagagagaaggaagcagactccccgctgagcagagagagcgatgcggggcaccatcccaggaccctgggatcatgacctgagccgaaggcagaggctttaacccattgagccacccaggtgccccatgacccatttttttaaaaagattttatttatttattttacagagagagtgtgaacagagggaggggcagagggagagggaaagagaaatctcaagcaggACTCCTTGCTGAGGGTAGAGCCCGCTGtaaggctccatctcatgacccctgagatcatgacctgagctgaaatcaagttggattctttttttttttttttaaagattttatttatttatttgacagagagagatcacaagtaggcagagaggcaggcggggggggggggggggggggggcgggaagcaggctccctgctgagcagagagcctgatgtggggctcaatcccaggaccctgagatcatgacctgagctgaaggcagaggctttaacccactgagccacccaggcgccacccaaatggcacatttttaaaaacaggttttctttttaaattttcactgttGTACAAATTTCCATCAAAATATCATctcagtgggcagagagagaggaggaaacaggctccctgctgagcagagagcccgaggaggggctccaacccaggaccctgagatgatgacctgagtcgaagtcagagagaggcttaacccactgagccacccaggcgcctctctccccatttctttatattttctttcatttcttccatcaGCATTATGTAGCTTTCAGCATATAATCTTGCATGTTAGATTtacacacatttcattttttaagcaattataagttgtattttaatttcatcatcCACATATTCATTGTTAACatgtagaaatacagttgatttctgtatgtttatCATGTGTCCTTTGaccttgctgaattcatttattcttggaATTGGGATTCCTAGTAGATACCTTGGGATGTTCTTCATAGAAAATTGTATCATTTAACacataatgacagttttatttctttctttccagtctgtTTGCCTTTTCTTGCTGCTTCATTTGTGCTGGTTAGGATTTGTAGCATTATTTGAATAAGAGTGGTAAGAATAAATATCCTTGCTTTGTGTTGTTTAGAGGAAGGCATTCAGTCTTCTGTCAcagatgtagattttttttttttgaggatgtTTTATCAGTGCATGAGGTATATTGGTATTGGTCTCTAGGTTTTTGGTATTGTCTTTGTCTGGTATCAGAGGAATAAtaacttcataaaattaattgAGAAGTGctccctcctttttttgttttaagaggaGTTGTTAACTAGGGTAGTCCTATATACATGGATGAGATATTTTCCTATTTGAAAATTCATAGCTAGTAATGCTCAGTCTGCAGAGCAGTGAGTCAGGGcttcaaaaacaaagagacaCTGAATTATCCCCCATCTATatgatcttcattattttcccatttataatgCATGAAATCCACTTATTAAAAAGTCTTTCCTTCTCTTGTGAAAGTATAGCTAGCTCTGGAAAGGCAGTGGGTCACTTTCCTAATACCTAATACCTAATGGAATCCAGAAAGGTAATCCATTAGGAGTGAATACAGCTGAGCAGTTTTGATTTGGGGCCAGACTGGGGGAAGAGACTAGAGTGGGCAGAACAGCATGGGAGAATGCTGCAAAAGCAAggtggaaaaagacaaaatggcAAACATAGCCTGTTTCAAGGTTTATCTAGAGTAGTATTTCTCtaccttttattttcatcattgccccttaaggagaaaaattaaatttaaatcaaatttagtTTAGCTCCTATTAAATCAAATAGGAGATTTAATTAATCCcttaaaattaattattctaATTAACCAAATAACTTTAAGttctccctgataagaggaattCAATACCAAAGAATAATTCTTTTAGGTAGGTTGAGCTTGGGAGGGCTACAGACCACTGAATTTGGGGTTTTTCATGCCCCAAGAACTGATTTCTGCCACCTTTCTGTGGGTTAGTAATACCTCCATTATGAATGCATGATCTAGAGTTGGTCTTTCTAGGAAGAGGGCAACAAATAGCCTTTTTCTTGGTTAGCTGCTGGATTTGAAAACTTAATTTAGGACTATAAATTGTTTGTATATCATAGGTAAATAAATGAGGCATTTGTGAACCTACTCAGGGCCTGAACTCCATTTATAATATTGTTTCTAATGGGAACTGTATTCTAAATTCAAAAAGCTTATtactaaaatgaacttttggaaaaTACAACCTATTAGTAAGATTATGATTTGTACTAGTTTTAAGTTATATAGTGAAGACTTTGCAAAAGTTCAATATTGAGCTAAATATTAAAGGAAGAGATGGCCATAGATTAGAAGAACTGGCTAGATGCTTTAGGTAGGAGGAAGATTCGGTATTTCAGACTCAGTCTGTATATTCAATCTTAAAATAACATGAGATGCCTTTTAATTATATTGACTAATCATGAAAAATTCCCTTCAGAATTTTTGAGGTATAGTTgtaaaaactaaagataaatttaGCCATTCCTTCCAATTTCTctggacatatttttatttcttttagtggCCTAGTAACCTCTAAAGATCTTTGCAAACGTTAAAGTATTcaagatacttttaaaattttttggctaaagatgtatttgtttacgagagggagagagaacatgaacaggaggggcagagagaagagagacaatcTCAGACAGTCTCTGTGCTGACACAGTCCAACTGGGCTTAGGCTGGGATCCCATGACTGAGACCAtggaaagcaagagttggacgcttaaccgattgagccagccaggtgcccctctagatatatttttatgtggATTTCTCCTTTGCTGCTTTGAGTATATCCACCAGCATAATTGAATGCTACCAAATGCTAAAGTGCATTCACTATGACAAGTACTTTGGTTGTATTACCACATTTGTTTCGTAACCCTAGGAGCTAAGTACTCTTACTCCATTTTGGGAGGATGAACATTAACTTTCTCAAATTTTGTTGAGAaatcttgctttttgtttgttttttaaagttttatttattcacttgagagaggcagagagagagagagagagagagagcaagcaggagtgCGGTGAGCgacaagagggagaaacagatttcctgctgatcagggagtctgatgcaggactcgatcccaggactccaggatcatgacctgagcgactgagtcacccaggtgctcccagagaAATCTTGTTTTGTTCATGTTGTCGTCGTACCTCCTCCTACAGGGCTTCGGCAGTTACTTTGTGCTCCAGCAGTTTGCATCTGTTACCACTATAAGCAGTTTATTCTAACAGCCTTCTTAAGCTGTACATTTATACTGATGTCATGTTAACTCTTCTCTACTGTGACATGGACCATTGAGATCATTTCTAGGGCTCTCTGTTTTGGGAGAAGATAGGCTGCTTGTCGTTTAGTAATAGAGATTCTGTTGTATAGAATAGAAATATAGTTTACAGTTTCCACATAACTCTGAGAGCCAGAAGAACCTAATGCTCAGTTGTAATTTGAACAGttggagaaaaattttttttttttaaagattttatttatttatttgacagagagaaatcacaagtagatggagaggcaggcagagagagagagagagagagagggaagcaggctccctgctgagcagagagcccgatgcgggacttgatcccagaaccctgagatcatgacctgagctgaaggcagcagcttaacccactgagccacccaggtgccccagttggagaaaatttttaattgccttttgcatttgcttattttgatgtatttactttttttgttgctTACAGATACGTTGTCTGAATTACTTAGTTTATCCTCAAATGTTCTAAGTTTTTGTTAGCAACTGCTTTCCCATGTATTGCTTCCTTATATTTACTTagaaaattgttatatcttcattactttttttttgttgaggtataataTATGTGTagtaaaatttaccctttttaaTACAAAGTTCCATGAGTTTTGATGAACACATTCAGCTATGTATCCACAACCATAATCAAAGGTATAAAACCATCTAACCCCCATTCCTTTATGC encodes the following:
- the SOWAHC gene encoding ankyrin repeat domain-containing protein SOWAHC; translated protein: MERSAELSPEAVLRFLSERGGRAPHAELVQHFRGALGGEPEQRTRARALFKELVNAVATVRTDPADGSKYVHLKKRFLERSTSSEAVSPRDLPSISVTAEPESSSCSLGASDGLVETRESGLCPEAASPSPGCEPSDGEPPAAALGQPSPAGESRNGPPFNGWARRKNSRRDVQTPPRRPVPGPSEDLAPPPHGCGEMDSGSSPGGMATPRSTRQNLRDLVMGSSPQLKRSVCPGGSSPGSSSGGVRVKGGGDSDSASVASSSAEEESSGGGSVTLDPLEHAWMLSASDGKWDSLEGLLICEPGLLAKRDFITGFTCLHWAAKHGRQELLAMLVNFANKHQLPVNINARTSGGYTALHLAAMHGHVEVVKLLVGAYDADVDIRDYSGKKASQYLSQSIAEEIKNLVGALDEDDGESATGSGGGRWRLSKVLPSHLITYKLSHVLEDGGDHHHHHHQLTEGWAGGKAKDPGRKASSSSSGRIKPRLNKIRFRTQIIHTTPSFRDQEQPLEEGEEEEEERAFKGHSSSFKLRPKSNVFG